The Acidimicrobiia bacterium genome segment AGGCCGCTCCCACCAACCCGGAGGCGGGAACGGTCGGTGATGGCCAGTGGCCAGTCACCGCATCTTCTGCGACACTCGCACGAGATGTCCGACAGCCAGCGCGTTCTCGTGACCGGTGCCAGCCGGGGTATCGGACGGGCGACGGCGATCGCCTTCGGCCGAACGGGGGCAACAGTTGCACTGATGGCCCGGGAGAGCCCCCAGCTCGAAGAGGTCTCACGGGAGCTCGACGCAATCGGCGCATCGAACGTCGCCGTGGCGTGCGATGTCCGTGATCCGGTAGCTGTCGAACGGGCGGTCGAGGCCGTCGTAGGGGAACTGGGGGGCGTCGACGTGCTCGTCAACAACGCGGGAGGAGGCCGCTACGCCCCGTTCCCGGAGCTGACCGAGTCGGACTGGACCGCCATGCTGTCGCTGAACGTGACGGGACTGGCCAATGTCACGAGGGCGGTGCTGCCCGTCATGCGCCGACGCGGCGCCGGGCACATCGTCAACATGGGATCGATCAGAGGGCTGGAAGGCGGCGCGACCTGGACCGCCTACACGGCGAGCAAGTTCGCGGTCACCGGATTCTCCCGGGCGCTTCGCGAAGAGCTCGAGGGGACAGGGATCCTCGTGTCGCTGGTGTCTCCCGGAGGGGTGAAGACGGGGTTCGGGGGCATCCAGCCGGCTGAGAAGGATCCGACCTGGATGGATCCTTCGGCGGTGGCCGACCTGATCGTGCAGGTGGTCGAATTCCGAGGTCGGGGTTGGATCACCGAGGTCACGATGATGCCCGAACCCGGATGAGCCCCGGTCGGTTATGGGGGTATGGTCGGATCCGAGGTCGGTCAAGGCGCTAGGAGGCACTGGATGAGCATTGACGGAAGGCACTTCTCTCTCGGGCCGAATGAGGGGAAGGCCATGATGGTGTTGGGCGATGTCGTGACGTTCAAGATCACCGCCGCCGAATCGGACAACGCCTATTTCATCACCGAGATCGTCAGCGTGCCGGGAGGGGGCCCGGCCTTCTTGCACACCCACATCCCGCAGGAGACGTTCTGGATCCTGGAGGGTGACTACGAGGTCTACGGACAAGACGCGGATGGCGAGAAGTACTCCATCGCAGCCCCCGCCGGCTCGACCGTGCACGTGCCCGGAAACGTGCCGCATGGCTTCCGAAACGTTGGCGACACCAAGGGCAAGGTCCTCGCCATCTACGCGCCGGTGACCCATCAGGCCGACTTCTTCCTGGACATCGGCGTGCCGATGGAGTCCCCGCTGGATCCGATGCCGCTCGATCAGATGCCAAGCCCCGAGCGCATCATCGAGGTCCTTGCCACCCATCAGATGAAGCTGATCGAAGATCCGTTCAACCAGTAGTGGTGCACAGCGGCCGCTTTGGGGCTGAGCGCGACGGTCCGTAGCATCGCCGGGCGGAGTCGCGGAAGGGCAGAGTGGCCGATCGGTCGTCGCCCCCGAGGTCGATGTCGAGGGAGGAACTGCGATGCAAACGGCGAAGGCCCCAACCATCTCGGCGCACGGCGCGGCGATGCCCGTCGTCGGGTATGGCACGATGCTGTTCCCGGAACC includes the following:
- a CDS encoding cupin domain-containing protein, producing the protein MSIDGRHFSLGPNEGKAMMVLGDVVTFKITAAESDNAYFITEIVSVPGGGPAFLHTHIPQETFWILEGDYEVYGQDADGEKYSIAAPAGSTVHVPGNVPHGFRNVGDTKGKVLAIYAPVTHQADFFLDIGVPMESPLDPMPLDQMPSPERIIEVLATHQMKLIEDPFNQ
- a CDS encoding SDR family oxidoreductase; this encodes MSDSQRVLVTGASRGIGRATAIAFGRTGATVALMARESPQLEEVSRELDAIGASNVAVACDVRDPVAVERAVEAVVGELGGVDVLVNNAGGGRYAPFPELTESDWTAMLSLNVTGLANVTRAVLPVMRRRGAGHIVNMGSIRGLEGGATWTAYTASKFAVTGFSRALREELEGTGILVSLVSPGGVKTGFGGIQPAEKDPTWMDPSAVADLIVQVVEFRGRGWITEVTMMPEPG